From the Sulfuriferula nivalis genome, the window GTGATCCAGAAACTCTTTACACTGCATCAAATTAATACATTCACTAAAGACAAGTACATATTCATCACTGCCTATTTTGAACAGAGATATATCATCCCTCGAGTCAAGCAAGTGGGAAAGCCAACGCCCATACTCAGCCAACACCCCATCCCCAATAACAACGCCATATACTTCATTAATGTCGCTAAAACGATCAATGTTGATAATAGACAACATAACATTAGGATCAGCAACAAGCCGATCTGCCAATGCCACGCGATTGGGTAATTGTGTAGTAGGATCAGTCGTCAGATGATTCTCGAGTTGATCACGTTGCATAAAAGCTCGGATTGCGAATCCAACATCCCCAGCAAGCTCTTCAAGCATCGCAATCTCTTTGGCCGCAAAACCAATTGTGGGTAAAGAATATAAACCAAGCACCCCTATAGGTTTATCATGAACACTGGGTAACAATGGCAGTGCGATAAATGATCCATGAGTGTCGTTCTCAGCAAATAAATACCATGGGGTGTTAGCCGCATGTGACTGCAGCTGATCAACCACTATTGTTTTGCGCTGCCCAAATGCCTGTATGACTGGACTGTTCAAACTATCGGTTCCATCATCCAGTACCATACCCACAATTAATTTGCTCGATAAAGACGACGAAAGTGCCTTAATCTCTATACGATCATTAGGATTACTAGTAGCCAGCCAGCATGCGGCATAACCAGGGTGCTGCGACAAACGCTGCACACTTTTACCTATCAGCTCTTCAACCCCACTGGCTGTAATCAATAACTGATTAATATCAGCAACCGTACGCAGTATCTCATCCAGGTAATGTGATTCATCTAGTGCTATTTGGAGATTGTGTTGCTGATTACGCATATGCGTGAACGAGTCACTTAATGTGCAATCCAGTTCTGCAAGCTCATCAATAAAGTAAGCTTCTTTTTTTGAATCAGCAGATTGAGCATGCTGCGTCAGCATCTCCAATGGAATAACCAGTACACGCCGTATAACCAGAAACATAATGGTACCTAACAGCACCAGCGTCAAAAACACCGCTAGCCAGTAATAGCTAGCTATTTTTTGCAAATGTCCAAATACATACTCTTCGTTGACCTGTATCAATAATGTTGCATTGTATTTCTGTGCACCTTCAAAATAATAAAAATCGTCCCGATAAAACAGATGGTTACGACTGGTCAGACCAATTTTCATTTGGGATAAAGGCAAATATGCACGACTGATTGCCGACCCATTGAGCGAACGTGATGAAGAAGCTTCAATAGTGCGCCCATTCCTGGAAAAAGACGCTTCTGCAACAGCCTTATTAAGCACGGAAACCTGGTCGAGTATGGCTTGCACATCTTCACCCCGATCATTCTGCAAGGCTCTACGGGTATTGCTCTCCAGATCAAACAAACTCTGCTCAAGTCCATCAGTTATCTTGCTGATCATCTCAATACGGGCAATCGTGTAAAACCCTATGGACAAGATAATCAGCGCTAAACCTAACGTTACTATCCCAACCAGCGTCAGTTTATGAATTTTCATGGCAACAACCGATCCGTGCCTATATGCTGAGATTGCAATTGTTGCAAAATAGCTGCGTTTTTACTGTGATCCAGCCAAGCAATCTGGGTCGTTGTAGCCATGAACTCATCATAACTTTGCCCCTCCAGATACCCATGTATGGTTTCATAATACTCTTGGGGGTTTGTGTGAAAACGTTCCAAAGCACGATCAAAAATTTCCTTGAGAGCCTGATATTGCTGTTCACGCTGATCTACATAGCGCTCATCCATGTACAAAGCATCAATCACAAAAAATGACTGCATTGTTTGAGTGGAAGCGATAGCCGAAAACCCGTGCCGAATAAGTTCAGACGCATATGGCGCATACGACAATACGATAATAGGCACCTGCGCAGGCTGAATCTTAACCATCGATTTTTGTGAACTATTGGTCAGAACGAACTTCAAATTTGCCAAACCATTTTCTCGAACGAACGCCTTGAAAAAATCATCCTGCAGCGAACCTACTTCAAGATAAACAGTAATCGGCTGGTGCGTGTGACGCAAACTATCCAATGTCCAGTTAGACAGAACCACATCTGCCCCAGCAGAGCGATCAATCAGAAAAACAGGTTTGATATGACTACGGTCTTTGAAATGCAACAGTTCATACTGAGTTGCCGTGAAGCCTTGGGTAAACCCACGTTCATAGAGTCTGGAATTTTCTGTTAAATCCACCTGCCAGACGAAGCGAAAAGGCGTCTTCTCCAACCACCCTTTCTCCTGCGCATAAATAAATGGCGTAAATCCGACCCATGGATTAGATGAAATTCGTATCTCATCATGAGGCCGGCTGGTGACGTATCGATATTCAAAATAACTACCGATCAGGACTACAAATAAAACGATAAATAATATTATTTTTTTCATTTTTATCCATGCTCTTAACAGCGGAGACGTTTAAATAATATACTTATTTAAACGTCTTTGCACAATAAGAACAGGGATTTTTACAACATCAAATCTACAGATCAACTTTAAAAACAACGTAAGATACATACTTACAAAAATCTGACAAATTGATTATCGTACGCAATCCACATAATAAACCGTCTTGCCATCCACTTCCCCCTTGATCAAGCCATGCGTGTCAGTCTCGAAACCAGGGAAACGCTCATTAAAATCACGTACGAATTTCAAATAATTAACAATGGTGGCGTTGAAACGCTCACCCGGAATAAGCAATGGGATACCCGGTGGATATGGTGTGAGTAATACGCTAGTCACACGACCTTCCAGATGATCAATTTCTACACGATCAATTTCACGATGCGCCATTTTGGCAAACGCATCGGTAGGCTTCATCGCTGGCTCCATGTTAGACAAATACATTTCCGTAGTCAGGCGAGCGATATCGTTAGCTTTATAGATACCATGGATTGCATCACACAAATCCTTCAGTCCCATACGTTCATAACGCGGATATTTAGCAATGAATTCAGGCAGGACACGCCATAATGGCTGATTGCGATCATATTCATCCTTGAACTGCTGCAACGCAGTCAGCATGGTATTCCAGCGGCCTTTGGTGATACCAATGGTAAACATGATAAAGAATGAGTACAAACCAGTTTTTTCAACTATCACACCATGCTCAGCCAGATATTTGGTAACAATAGCCGCAGGCATGCCGGATTCAGCGAAGTCACCATCAACATCCAGACCCGGTGTGATAATAGTTGATTTAATTGGATCCAGCATATTAAAGCCGTCAGCCAAATCACCAAACCCGTGCCAACGCTCATTAGCACGCAATATCCAGTCATCACGCTCGCCCACACCTTCTTCGGCCAAATACTCAGGGCCCCATACTTTAAACCACCATGAATCACCAAATTCCTCATCAACTTTACGCATAGCACGGCGGAAATCCAGCGCTTCCATAATGGACTCCTCAACCAGCGCGGTACCACCTGGAGGCTCCATCATTGCAGCAGCAACGTCACATGACGCGATAATCGCATACTGAGGACTGGTAGAAGTATGCATCAGGAAAGCTTCATTAAACACATCTCTATCAAGTTTGCGCGTTTCTGAATCTTGCGCCAGAATTTGCGACGCCTGCGATAAACCAGCCAACATTTTATGGGTGGATTGTGTAGCAAATATCATTGATTCTTTACAATTTGGGCGGTCACGACCAATGGCATGCATGTCATGATAAAAGTCATGGAAAGTTGCATGCGGCAACCAGGCTTCATCAAAATGCAAAGTATCAATCTCGCCATCCAGCATCGATTTAATGGTTTCCACGTTGTATAGCACACCGTCGTAAGTACTCTGCGTCACAGTCAGCACACGTGGTTTGGTTTTAACACCACGCGCGAACGGGTTTGCATCAATCTTTTTCTGAATATTTTCAGGCTTGAATTCTTCCAGCGGGATTGGACCGATAATACCGTAATGGTTACGGGTCGGCGTAAGGAAGACGGGAATCGCACCCGTCATGATAATGGCGTGCAATACTGACTTGTGGCAGTTCCTGTCAACCACCACAATATCATCTGGTGCAACTGTAGAGTGCCAAACGATTTTATTAGAAGTCGATGTACCATTAGTGACGAAATACAAATGATCAGCACCAAAAATACGCGCCGCATTGCGCTCAGAAGCCGCAACAGGGCCGGTATGATCAAGCAATTGACCCAACTCTTCCACCGCATTACAGACGTCAGCACGCAGCATATTTTCACCAAAGAACTGATGGAACATCTGCCCTACAGGACTTTTCAAAAATGCCACACCACCCGAGTGCCCAGGGCAATGCCATGAATATGAGCCGTCTGAAGCATAATGCGTCAGCGCACGGAAAAATGGTGGCGCGAGTGAATCCAGATAGGTTTTAGTTTCACGCAATATATGTCGGGCAACAAACTCAGGTGTGTCTTCAAACATGTGAATAAAGCCATGCAACTCTTTCAACACATCGTTAGGAATGTGTCGTGAGGTACGCGTTTCGCCATAGAGGAAAATCGGAATTTCACTATTACGAAACCGAATTTCTTCAACAAACACACGTAACTGCGCAACAGCCTGGTCAGCTGCTGTAGGTGAAGAAAACTCTTCATCATCGATAGACAAAATAAAAGCGGAAGCGCGACTTTGCTGTTGTGCAAAGCTGGACAAATCACCATAGCTGGTTACGCCCAACACTTCTGTACCTTCACGCTCAAGCGCTTGCGCCAAGGCACGAATACCTAGACCACTGGCATTCTCAGAACGGAAATCTTCGTCAATAATTACGATGGGGAAACGAAATTTCATCACTACTCCCTAAAGCCACGTCAATAACGCAGCCAAGCTAAAAAATGAAACCGCCAAGATGGCATCTTGGCGGTTTGTTAAGATGCCGAGACATCATAGCACTCTATATTGTCGGCAATGTGACACCAGTCTGACCTTGATATTTACCACCGCGGTCACGGTATGAAGTTTCACAAACTTCATCACTTTCAAAGAACAATACCTGTGCCACACCTTCATTAGCATAAATACGCGCAGGCAAAGGGGTCGTATTGGAAAACTCCAAGGTCACGTAGCCTTCCCACTCTGGCTCAAACGGTGTGACATTCACAATAATGCCGCAACGCGCATAAGTAGATTTGCCCAGACATATCGTCAACACATTACGCGGAATGCGGAAATATTCGACCGTACGCGCCAGCGCGAATGAATTCGGCGGAATAATACACGAATCACCGACCACATCAACAAACGAATTTGGGTCAAAGTTTTTCGGATCAACGATGGTCGAGTTGATATTAGTAAACAACTTGAATTCATTGGCGCAACGAATATCGTAACCGTAACTCGATGTGCCATACGACACAATTTTATTACCATTAACTTCACGTACCTGGCCTGGCTCAAACGGTTCTATCATGCCGTGTTGCTCCGCCATCTTACGTATCCACTTATCTGCTTTAATAGACATGATCAGGTATTCTGAATAACAATTTTAGGGAACGCACTGCTATGGTCTTGTGCTTGTTCAGCAACCTTGACCGCAACACGGCGCGCAATTTGTTTATAAATTTCGGCAATACGGCTATTCGGTGCTGTCACCACAGTCGGCGCACCATTATCGGCTTCTTGACGTATGCGGATATCCAGTGGCAATGCGCCAAGGAATTCAATGTCATAATCACCCGACATTTTTTCGCCACCGCCTTCACCGAATATGTGTTCCTCATGACCACACTTGCTGCAAATATGGATGCTCATATTTTCAACCACACCAAAAATCGGAATTCCGACTTTTTCAAACATTTTCAGTCCTTTACGCGCATCTATCAGCGCAATGTCTTGTGGCGTGGTAACGATAACTGCACCTGTAACAGGTACACGTTGGGCCAAGGTCAATTGAATATCACCTGTACCTGGTGGTAAGTCCACCACCAGATAATCCAGATCTCGCCAGCGAGTATCGTTCAACAACTGCTCCAGCGCCTGCGTCACCATAGGACCACGCCACACCATAGGTGTTTCCGCATCTATCAAAAAACCTATCGACATGACTTGCAAGCCATGCGCTTCCATCGGCTCCAGACTTTTGCCATCGCGTGATTCAGGACGGCCTTGTATGCCTAACATGGTGGGTTGTGAAGGCCCATAAATATCCGCATCGAGCATACCCACCTTGGCACCTTCAGCAGCCAGGGCCAGCGCCAGATTCACTGCCGTAGTCGATTTACCCACACCACCCTTACCAGACGCCACAGCAATGATGTTTTTCACATTTGGTATCAGCTTCACACCACGCTGCACACTGTGGGTGACTATTTTAAAGCTCACATTAATTTCAATACGGCCTATACCTGTCACAGTCTGAAGTTTATCAACCACAATTTGACGTATCACATCCAACTGACTCTGCGCTGGATAAGCTAGTACCACATCAAGCACAACGTTATCGCCATCAATTTTGATATTGCGTATTGCTTTACTGGTAACAAAATCCTTACGTGTATTTGGATCAATTGCGGTTTTTAATGCGGTTTGTATTTGTAACTCTGAAATTGCCATATTTATCTAATAACCTTAAAAAATCTCAATCAAATACATGCGCCAACTCGCGCTGTATTGCAACATCCGCACCAGGGCCATATTGGCTGGCTTGCGGGTCAAAATCGTCAGTAAATGCATATTCAAATTTCACGTCTTGCAAACCCAATGTGCCGAACATGCGATTTTCAAATGAATAATCATTATCTTGTGCGGCCAATGTCGGCCAGCCTGACTCACCCATCGACAAGATAGGGCCGAAGAACACCATGCCCGGTTTATTTTTGCAGCGCAGTGCACAACTGCTCTCAGTACGTCCTGACATAGGCAGAAAATCAATAGTGCGTGAAAAACGATTTTCTCTGTCCAGCACCAGATCTATCGCACCTTTAATACGTTTTGCCTCATGACCATAAGCCATGGACTGTGCACCACTTGCAGAGCGCCAGACATCCACATCCTGCGCGCCAAAATAACTGGGATAAAAAATAAACTTGAGCGGCATTATCACATTGACTTCCGCCAATAACGCATCAGAAAACGATGGGGTATTAATTAAAATACCACCACCTTCTTTATCCGCTAAATAAAACACCGCAGGGCTCGTATTTTCTACATAGTAAACAGCACGATCAAATGACTCAAATATCAACTTCATCATTTGGATGCATCCACCAACAAGCCAACCTCACCGTGTGGTGTGTGGCGACGCTCATGATCCCTATCCAGATAATGCGCCAACTCTGACAACGCCGCGCGATACACATCACGTTTGAACTCAACTACTGTATCCATTGCCACCCAATAACTATTCCAACGCCAAGCATCAAACTCTGGATGTGTCGATGCGCGTAAACACACATCGCAATCACGCCCAGTCAAGCGCAACAAAAACCAGATCTGCTTTTGTCCACGATAATGCCCACGGCAATCACGCCGCGACCAATGCCGTGGCACATCATAGCGCAGCCAGTTCTGTGTACGCCCAAGAATACGTACATGCTCCGGCGCCAACCCCACTTCTTCCATCAGCTCCCTGTACATTGCCTGTTCAGGACTTTCACCGTGGTCAATACCGCCTTGTGGAAACTGCCAAGCATGTTGCCGTACTCGCTTACCCCAAAACACCTCATTTCTGGCGTTACAGAGAATGATGCCGACATTGGGTCTGTACCCATCCTTGTCGATCATATTCGCCACCTAAATTTAATCCGTTACAATATAGGTACATTTTTTCATAGTTCGTTCATATTGGAAAGCTAGGATTTCAAGAATGCCTCATTTAGAAAAACAATACAAAGCACTCCCCCTCGCAGAGCGACTCGATTTAGCGCTGAGCGACAGTCTACCAGAGGCTTACCGCCCTTTTATGGTCCGAGAACAATGGATGGTCATTAAATGCTATTTTGCACGCCGTGCCGACCTGAACATGGATGAAATCACCGCCCTTATCGCTGATCAGGATCACGTCATCCGCCTGTGTATAGCCAAACGCCCCGACCTTACCCCAGAAATGATAGACATGTGCGTCAATGACCGCGATCCTAATGTACGCCATGCCATCTGTCGCAATGCCAGTTTAACCACTGCGCAACGCCAACAATTACAGCAAGATGTAGATCCGCTGGTGGCGCGTGCAGCAACTAAGCCACCCAAAGAAACCCAGTATCGCCAGCGCCCGGGGCAAACACGAGTTATTAAATAATCTACACACTGTTGCAATTACGCTAGTATCAACTATCGCTTATCCTAGAAACGGCGGTTGAACACGTTGAAGTGTGCGCACATCGGGGTGCAGGGCAAGGCGCGACAATCCTGAATGGTCATTCCATTCAGGTGCGAAGCAACGCCGCCATGTGCCGTGAGGGGCGTGCAATTCAACGGGTAGCGTAGTCACCAAACAGGTGACAAGTAAATCACCAAAATAAGCGTTAAACATGATGATGATGTTAACTCAACAAACTAGCGGTCAACTGCCGTTTCTAGGATTATAATACCGCGCTCACAGGAGCTAGCCATGTCGCACAAAACCACCGCTATTTTGTTAATCAGCTGCCCAGATCAAAAAGGTCTGGTAGCTGCAATTGCTGATTTTTTATATCAGCACAACGCAAATATCCTGCATGCAGATCAACATCAAGATGCAGAGTTAGGTTTGTTCCTGATGCGGGTGGAGTGGGATTTACAAGGTTTTGATCTCGATCTTGTCGATTTCAACACTGCGTTTGCGCCGATTGCCACACGTTTTCAGATGCAATGGCGCTTGGCCAGTTCTGGCAGCAAGCCTCGACTGGCGATCTTTGTCTCTCGCTACGATCATTGTTTAGCTGATTTGCTTTACCGTTATCAGGCAGGAGAACTCAACTGCAACATCCCCATTATCATCAGTAACCATACTGACACAAAATGGCTAGCCGATGCCTACGGCATTCCGTTTCAACACGTCAGCATCGATAAAAACAACAAAGCGGATGCAGAAGCTACCCAACTCGCCATCCTGCGTCACCATCACATAGATTTCATCGTACTCGCGCGATACATGCAGGTATTATCATCCGAT encodes:
- a CDS encoding sensor domain-containing diguanylate cyclase — translated: MKIHKLTLVGIVTLGLALIILSIGFYTIARIEMISKITDGLEQSLFDLESNTRRALQNDRGEDVQAILDQVSVLNKAVAEASFSRNGRTIEASSSRSLNGSAISRAYLPLSQMKIGLTSRNHLFYRDDFYYFEGAQKYNATLLIQVNEEYVFGHLQKIASYYWLAVFLTLVLLGTIMFLVIRRVLVIPLEMLTQHAQSADSKKEAYFIDELAELDCTLSDSFTHMRNQQHNLQIALDESHYLDEILRTVADINQLLITASGVEELIGKSVQRLSQHPGYAACWLATSNPNDRIEIKALSSSLSSKLIVGMVLDDGTDSLNSPVIQAFGQRKTIVVDQLQSHAANTPWYLFAENDTHGSFIALPLLPSVHDKPIGVLGLYSLPTIGFAAKEIAMLEELAGDVGFAIRAFMQRDQLENHLTTDPTTQLPNRVALADRLVADPNVMLSIINIDRFSDINEVYGVVIGDGVLAEYGRWLSHLLDSRDDISLFKIGSDEYVLVFSECINLMQCKEFLDHLIMLSAKASFVIDDVEIVLTVTVGMAAASDQVLEHATSALKQAKLARQSIQMYDSTLSKRGQESNIAWYKRLREAIEESRIVPYFQPIVNNQTRRIVKYEALMRLIERDGNVVSPYEFLGIAKKTKLYGQLTKMMVDKVIAVFKDSDIPVSINLSTEDLLNGELADYLERTILLNQIGKIIIFEILESEGIENYVEVSAFVERFKSIGCRFAIDDFGSGYSNFDHLLKLNIDTLKIDGSLIKNLPHDRNAQIIVKHICDFAGEMGISTVAEFVSNEEITGRSVKLALMHHKVIISMSQHSCWSGNDWIENAEDGDGHLQMQQGPSWICQPLRLI
- the dcd gene encoding dCTP deaminase; this encodes MSIKADKWIRKMAEQHGMIEPFEPGQVREVNGNKIVSYGTSSYGYDIRCANEFKLFTNINSTIVDPKNFDPNSFVDVVGDSCIIPPNSFALARTVEYFRIPRNVLTICLGKSTYARCGIIVNVTPFEPEWEGYVTLEFSNTTPLPARIYANEGVAQVLFFESDEVCETSYRDRGGKYQGQTGVTLPTI
- the apbC gene encoding iron-sulfur cluster carrier protein ApbC encodes the protein MAISELQIQTALKTAIDPNTRKDFVTSKAIRNIKIDGDNVVLDVVLAYPAQSQLDVIRQIVVDKLQTVTGIGRIEINVSFKIVTHSVQRGVKLIPNVKNIIAVASGKGGVGKSTTAVNLALALAAEGAKVGMLDADIYGPSQPTMLGIQGRPESRDGKSLEPMEAHGLQVMSIGFLIDAETPMVWRGPMVTQALEQLLNDTRWRDLDYLVVDLPPGTGDIQLTLAQRVPVTGAVIVTTPQDIALIDARKGLKMFEKVGIPIFGVVENMSIHICSKCGHEEHIFGEGGGEKMSGDYDIEFLGALPLDIRIRQEADNGAPTVVTAPNSRIAEIYKQIARRVAVKVAEQAQDHSSAFPKIVIQNT
- a CDS encoding arginine/lysine/ornithine decarboxylase, with protein sequence MKFRFPIVIIDEDFRSENASGLGIRALAQALEREGTEVLGVTSYGDLSSFAQQQSRASAFILSIDDEEFSSPTAADQAVAQLRVFVEEIRFRNSEIPIFLYGETRTSRHIPNDVLKELHGFIHMFEDTPEFVARHILRETKTYLDSLAPPFFRALTHYASDGSYSWHCPGHSGGVAFLKSPVGQMFHQFFGENMLRADVCNAVEELGQLLDHTGPVAASERNAARIFGADHLYFVTNGTSTSNKIVWHSTVAPDDIVVVDRNCHKSVLHAIIMTGAIPVFLTPTRNHYGIIGPIPLEEFKPENIQKKIDANPFARGVKTKPRVLTVTQSTYDGVLYNVETIKSMLDGEIDTLHFDEAWLPHATFHDFYHDMHAIGRDRPNCKESMIFATQSTHKMLAGLSQASQILAQDSETRKLDRDVFNEAFLMHTSTSPQYAIIASCDVAAAMMEPPGGTALVEESIMEALDFRRAMRKVDEEFGDSWWFKVWGPEYLAEEGVGERDDWILRANERWHGFGDLADGFNMLDPIKSTIITPGLDVDGDFAESGMPAAIVTKYLAEHGVIVEKTGLYSFFIMFTIGITKGRWNTMLTALQQFKDEYDRNQPLWRVLPEFIAKYPRYERMGLKDLCDAIHGIYKANDIARLTTEMYLSNMEPAMKPTDAFAKMAHREIDRVEIDHLEGRVTSVLLTPYPPGIPLLIPGERFNATIVNYLKFVRDFNERFPGFETDTHGLIKGEVDGKTVYYVDCVR
- the purU gene encoding formyltetrahydrofolate deformylase; this translates as MSHKTTAILLISCPDQKGLVAAIADFLYQHNANILHADQHQDAELGLFLMRVEWDLQGFDLDLVDFNTAFAPIATRFQMQWRLASSGSKPRLAIFVSRYDHCLADLLYRYQAGELNCNIPIIISNHTDTKWLADAYGIPFQHVSIDKNNKADAEATQLAILRHHHIDFIVLARYMQVLSSDFIRHYPSRIINIHHSFLPAFHGAKPYHRAFERGVKLIGATSHYVTETLDDGPIIEQDVARISHRDDLDDLIRRGADLEKIVLSRAVRWHIENRVLLYANKTVVFD
- a CDS encoding RNA pyrophosphohydrolase — protein: MIDKDGYRPNVGIILCNARNEVFWGKRVRQHAWQFPQGGIDHGESPEQAMYRELMEEVGLAPEHVRILGRTQNWLRYDVPRHWSRRDCRGHYRGQKQIWFLLRLTGRDCDVCLRASTHPEFDAWRWNSYWVAMDTVVEFKRDVYRAALSELAHYLDRDHERRHTPHGEVGLLVDASK